Proteins encoded together in one Verrucomicrobiota bacterium window:
- a CDS encoding c-type cytochrome: protein MTVRHSPPASQPTSIMRTKDSFALIAIQAAVLTGCLVPQGAKNALREQIVDEASPGKRLFQGHCARCHGIQATGGFGPSLAQPKLRSAPDEAALIRVIRNGIPDSAMPGAWQISDRDARQLAAYVRTLGKVEPRAVPGDAARGRAIYEGKGTCATCHRIRRQGGAQGPDLTDVGRRRGVDYLRQSLVDPGAAQPEVGGDPHSPPGYAQFLPVRAMIAEGREIQGVRLNEDDFTIQLRDADNRIQSLRKGELRALQKEFGKSPMPSYENVLSASELDDLVAYLASLRGDE, encoded by the coding sequence ATGACTGTGCGTCATTCTCCGCCCGCGTCCCAGCCGACCTCGATCATGAGAACGAAAGACTCCTTCGCTTTGATCGCGATTCAGGCGGCCGTTTTGACGGGTTGCCTCGTGCCTCAAGGAGCGAAGAATGCTCTGCGGGAACAGATCGTGGACGAAGCGTCGCCAGGCAAACGGCTCTTCCAAGGCCATTGCGCCCGTTGCCACGGAATTCAAGCGACCGGTGGGTTCGGGCCGAGTTTGGCGCAACCTAAATTGCGAAGTGCGCCGGACGAAGCCGCGTTGATCCGAGTCATCAGGAATGGAATCCCGGACAGCGCCATGCCCGGCGCGTGGCAAATCTCGGATCGGGACGCGCGTCAGCTCGCCGCGTATGTTCGCACGTTGGGAAAAGTCGAGCCGCGTGCCGTACCTGGAGATGCGGCGCGAGGCCGAGCGATCTACGAGGGCAAAGGCACGTGCGCCACCTGCCATCGAATCCGGCGGCAGGGTGGGGCGCAAGGTCCCGATTTGACCGATGTTGGACGGCGCCGGGGAGTGGATTACCTGCGGCAATCACTGGTTGATCCCGGGGCGGCTCAACCGGAAGTCGGCGGCGATCCGCACTCGCCGCCGGGCTATGCGCAATTTCTGCCGGTGCGCGCGATGATCGCCGAGGGGCGCGAAATCCAAGGCGTCCGATTGAACGAAGACGATTTTACGATTCAACTGCGCGACGCGGACAATCGGATCCAATCGTTGCGCAAGGGCGAACTCCGCGCGCTGCAAAAGGAATTCGGCAAAAGCCCGATGCCCAGTTACGAGAACGTTCTCTCCGCTTCCGAGTTGGATGATTTAGTCGCTTATCTGGCCAGTCTGCGAGGTGACGAATGA